The following is a genomic window from Trueperaceae bacterium.
ACAACGGCGACACCACCGGCAGCGTTGCCGGCTTCGAGGTCGAGTGGAACTACTACGACCTCATGTTCGGCTTCGGTCAGTACACGAACGACCCGGACACCGACGTCGACGAGAACGACGTGACGGCGCAGGTCTTCAGCGTCGCCTACGACGTCGCGTTCTAACGACCTCCCCCGTCCCGGCCTTCGGGCCGACGAGCACGCGCGCCCCGCTTCGGCGGGGCGCGCGCTTTGCGTGGAGAGGGCCCGGGGGCGTCAGGGGGCCCGCACGCGCAGGCTGGCGGGCCGCACCTCGATGGCGAACGACGTCGCCGGCGGGAAGGCCTCGCCGTCCGCGTGCCACGTGCGCGGCGTCGCGGCGTCGATCCGCACGCGATGGACGGCGTGGTGCGCGACCCTCGGGTGGTGCAGGTGCCGTCCTGCCATCGCACGCGGGAGGAGCGCCAGGGTTCCGCGCCGCGTGAGGTCGCCCGCGACGATCAGGTCCAGACGCCCGTCGTCCACCGCCGCCATCGGCGCGAAGCGGAACGACCCCCCGGTCCTCGGGCCGTTCTGGGTGCTCACCAGGAGCGCCGGACCGTCGTGCACCGTCCGCTCGGTCCCCCCGGCCCCGTCCACGATCCCGACGCGCATGCGGCCGACGTCGTGGCGGCGTAGCGCCACCGCGACCGCCCACAGGTAGGCGCCCACGCCCCGGAGCGGGCGGGGGGCCCGGTGCACCAGGCGGCCGACCTCCGCATCGAGGCCGACCCCGAGCGCGTTCAGGAACGGCTCGCCGTTGCAGACCCCCGTGTCGATCGTCCGCGTCCGGCCGTGCAGCAACGCCCGCAGGGCGGCGTCCGCATCGCCCCGCGGCAGCCCCAGCGCGTGCGCGACGTCGTCGCCCGACCCGACCGGGACGAGCCCTAGCATGCGGTCGCTGCCCAGCAGGCCGCGCGCCACCTCGTGCGCGGTGCCGTCCCCGCCGACCGCGACGACCGTCGCGCCGTCCGGCGTCGCGGCCGCCAACCGCGTCGCGTGGTGCGGGCCGGTCGTGACGTGCACCTCGAACGCGACGCCGGCCGCCTCGAGACCGGCCCGGACCTTCGGCCAGGCGGCCCGGGCGCGCCCGCGCCCCGCGACGGGGTTCACCACGACGTGCAGCACGGACGGAGTCTATCCCCCACCCGCCGCCCGCGTGCCGCCCGCGTGCCGCCACCGGCGGGCGGTATGCTCCGCGCATGCCCCCGTTCGACGCCTGGTTCGACCTGGACGCCCTCGACGCGGCGCTGCGCGCCCCGTTCGAGGCGGCCGGCGTCGACGACGACGCCCCCTGGACCCTCCTCGCGGGCCTCGACGCCGTCCTCGCGGACCGCATCGCGGCCGACCTCGCGGCGGGGGCGGCGGAGCCGGGCGCCGACGCGACCCGCGCGCGGGTGCACCCCACCGCCCTCCTCGAGGGCGACGTCGCGATCCACCCCGACGCGGAGATCGGCCCGTACGCCTGGGTGCAGGGGCCCGCCTGGATCGGGCCCGGCGCCCGCGTCGGGCACGCCGCCGTCGTGCGCGGCGGCGCGATGCTCGGGGCGGGTACGAACGTGGGGCACGCCAGCGAGGTCAAGCGATCCCTGCTGCTGCCCGGCGCGAAGGCGCCGCACTTCGCGTACGTCGGGGACGCCGTCCTCGGGCGCGACGTGAACCTCGGGGCGGGCGTCAAGATCGCCAACCTCAAGCACGACGGGGGGAACGTCGCCGTCGACGGCGTCGATACCGGCCTCCGCAAGTTCGGGGCGATCCTGGGCGACCGCGTCGCGGTCGGCTGCAACGCCGTGCTCGGGCCCGGCGCGATCGTGGGGGCCGGCAGCCGCATCTACGCCGGCGCGGTCGTGGCCGGGCGGGTGCCGGGCGGCGTGATCGTCAAGCACCGCCCGCCGCTCGAGACCGCCGCCCTCCGCTGAGCCGTGCTCCCCGTCCGCGACCGCAACCCCGCCCCCGGGCCCGCCCCCGTCACGCGCCTCCTGATCCTCCTCAACGTCGCGGCGTTCCTCGTGCAGATCCGCCTGCTCGGGGCGGGACCGGCCCTGACCCTGATGGAGGTCGGCGCGTTCGTCCCGCAACGCTTCCTCGCCGACCCCATCGGCTTCGCCCCCAGCCTGCTGCTGCACGCCTTCCTGCACGCCGACCCGCTGCATCTCGCCGGCAACCTGTTCTTCCTCGCGGTGTTCGGGGACGACGTCGAGGTGCGCCTCGGGCACGGCCGCTACCTGGCGTTCTACCTCGCCGGCGCGGTCGTGGCGGCCGGCGTGCATGCGGCGTTCGAGCCGTCGGGGTGGCGACCGCTGGTGGGCGCCTCGGGCGCCATCGGGGCGCTCCTGGCCGCCTACGTCGTGTGGTTCCCGCGGAGCGGCGTCCAGGCGTACGTGTTCGTGCTCGCGCCGCTCTGGTGGGCCCTGCGGCTCGTCGGTCGCCCCCCGCACTTCTACCTCTGGTGGCTCCCCGCCTGGGGGTACGTCGGTTGGTGGGCGGTCGTGCAGGGCTGGCAGGCGTCCGGCACGCTGGCGGTGCGCGACGTCGCCGCCCCGGGCGTCGCCTGGTGGGCGCACGTCGGCGGGTTCGCCTTCGGGCTCGCGGTCGCCGCCCTCGCGCGCCGCCGCCGGAGCGCGGGGTAGGGGACGTGGACCTCGTCTCCGTCCACGTCCCCAAGGCGGCCGGCAACGCCGTCCGCCGCCTCCTGGTGCCGCCCTTCGGCGGCGGTGTCGCGTACTTGTACGGCGACTACCGCGCCGAGGGCGCCTTCGCCGACCGCTGGCCCGCGCTCCGGGCCCGCGACGCCCGCGGGGCGTTGGCTGCGGTGCACGGGCACGTCCCCCTCGATGCGCTCCGGACGGCGTTCCCGGACGCCGCGACGATGGTGTGGTTGCGCGACCCGGTCGACCGGGTGGCCTCCTACGCCGCCTACTGGGCCGGCCGCCGCCGTCACGGCAACCCGACGCACGACGCCTTCCTCGACGCCGGCGCCGACCCCGTCGCGCTGGCCGAGATGCTGCAGGGGGAGGTGGCGGGCTACCTCGGAGCGACCGGCATCGAGGACGTCGATTTCGTCGGCTTCACCGAGACGTTCGAGGCGGACGCCGCCCGCTTCGAGACGTGGCTCGCACGGCGGGGCCTCCCGTCCCGGGCGTGGCGCCGCCCCGTCGACCGCGTCGCGCGCGCGTCGCTGCGGGCCGAGATCGCCCTCGCGCCGGTCGCGAACCGGACCCCCCGACGGACGCCCCTGGATCCCGCCGTCCGCGCCCAGCTCGAGGCGGTCCTCGCGGGCGAGCGGGCGATCTACGACGCCGCCCGGGCGCGGCGCGCCCGGGCGGCGTGAGGGGGGCGGACGGCGGGCGTCAGGCCGGTTCGATGACGCCGTAGTGCCCGTCGTCGCGCAGGTAGAGCACCGACACCGCGTCGGTGTCGAGGTTGCGGAAGACGTAGAAGTCGTGCCCGAGGGCCTCCATCTCCATCGCGGCGTCCTCGGGCGCCATGGGGCGCAGGACGTGGCGTTTGGTGCGCACGATGCGCGGGGGGTCCTCCTCGTCCTCCCCTTCGACCGGGGCGGGGGGTGGGGGTTCGACCGGCTTGGCGTCGTCGCGCTTCGCCTCCTGGCGGCCCTTGACCTTCTTGAGTTGCCGTTCGAGCTTGTCGACCACCACGTCGACCGCGGCGTAGTGGTCCACGGCGCGCTCCTCGGCGCGGACGACGGCGTTCGCGACGTTGATCTGGACCTCGACCTTCGCCGGCTGGCCACCGACCCGGTCGTTGTAGGACATGACGACCTTCGCGTCCACGATCTGGTCGGAGAACTTGTCGAGCTTCTGGAGTTTGTCCTCGGCGTACGTCCGCATGGCGTCGGTGACGTCGATGTTGCGGCCGATCGTCTGGTAGATCTTCATGGCGCCCCTTTCCTGCGTCGCGCGGTGCGCGACGGACCCGCAGGTCGCATTCCGTCCGGTAAGGATACCACCGCGCCCGCCGCGGTCCGGGCCGCACGCCCCCTGGCCGGCGGGAGGGAACGCCGTGTAGGCCGGACGTCCCCGGGCCGGTGGGGCGGGTGATACGTTTCGTTCGTGCCGACGCGTTGCCCCTCCGCCGACCCGTCCCACCCGACGCAGCGCGCCATCTGCGTGCTGCAGGAGAAGTGGGTGCTGCACATCGTGCACGCGCTGCTCGACGGGCCGCGCGGCTTCAACGAACTGGGGCGCGACGTCGGCGGCTGCAACCCCACCACGCTGCGTCAACGCCTCGTGGCGCTGCAGGACGTCGGTCTCGTCACCCGCCACGGCGGCGAAGAGGGCGCGGCCCGCGCCACGTACGCCCTCACCCCCGCCGGGGAGGGCCTGCGCGACGTGATCGCCGCCATCCACACCTGGTCGCTGCAGCACCTGCACAGCACCCGCGGGCCGCGCCCCGCCCCCACCGACGTCGGTCGGGGGCCGGTCCAACGCCGGCCGGCGGGCCCGCCCACCCACGAGGGCGTAGGCGCCCCGATCGCGGTCGAGGCGGCCGGCACGACCGACGGCTCCTGACGCCGACCCCCCAGCCCGTACCCCAGCCCGACCGAACGACGCCCCGCGCGTCAGGTGCGGCCGCGCCGCCCGAGGCGCGGGCCGCGCGGCGGATCGTCGGCCTGCTCCTGCGCGTCGAGCGCGTCGAGCAGCGCCGCGTTGCGCCGCTCGAGCTCCGCGATGCGGGCCCGCAGCTCCGCCTCGCGGGCGCGCGCGGCGCGCAGCGCGCGCGCCCACGCCTCGGGGTCGTCGGGGAGGGGGTCGGGCCCGTCGCCGGCGGGGGCGTCGGGCGGCCGCCCCCCGCCGCCCTCGCCCCGGCCGCGCGGGGTCGGCTGCGCCGTCCCCCCACGCTGGGCGTGCAGGCGCGCCGCGAGGCCCTTCCCGGCCAGGGGGCGGGGGAGGAGCAGGTCGGCGCCGACCGCGTCGGCGCGGGCGTGCGCGTCGGGGGACAGGCCCGCCGCGCCGTCCCCGTCGCCGTACAGCACCACCGCCACCCGCTCCAGGCGGGGCACCTCCCGCAGGCGCCGCACCACCTCGTCGCCGGGCAGGTCGGGCAGGTCCAACGCGACGAGGACCGCGTCCGGCGTCGCGTCCTTCAGGTGCGCGAGGGCGGCCTCCGCGCTCGCGGTGAACGTGAGCGCGAACGCTTCGGTGCTCAACAGCACGTCGAGGAGGTCGTGCTCGTGCGAGGGCGCCGCGACCAGGAGCTGCACGGGCGCGTCGCCCGACCCACCGGCCGGGTCCGCGCCGGGGCGGCCTCCCGCGGGGGCGTCCACGTCCGCCCTCACCCCTCCAGGGGGAGGTTCGCGGTCATCACCATCCGGTCGCCCTGCTGTTCGAGCGTGACGTCGTAGCCGGTCTCTTCGGTCGGGAAGTACTTCGACAGGACCTCCATGAGTTCCGCCTTCAGGTCCTCCATGCGTCCCGGCGTCAACTTCGCGCGGTCGTAGGACAGCACCATCTTCAGGCGTTCCTTCACCTGGTCCTTGCTCTTCTTGCGGCCCCCGAACAGGCGGAACATCAACGACCTCCGAACAGGCGCCGGAGCCCCCCGAGGAAGCCGCCGGAGCCCTGCTCCAGGGCGGCGTAGGGGATCTCCTCGCCGGCGATGCGGCGCGCGACGTTGCGGAACTCGTTGCCCGCCTGGTTCCCCTCGTCGAGGCTGGCGGGACTCCCGAGGTTCGTCGACACGAGGATGCGTTCGTCCTCGGGCACGATGCCGATCAGTTTCACGCCGAGGATCTCGAGGACGTCGTCGACCTCCAGCATGTCCCCCCGCTGCACCATCTCCGGACGCAGGCGGTTGATGATCAAGCGGACCTCGTCCACCCCGCGCGCCTCCAGCAGGCCGATGATGCGGTCGGCGTCCCGGACGCTCGACACCTCGGGGTTGACGACCACCAGCGCACCGCCCGCGGCGCTCGCCGCGGTCTGGAAGCCGGACTCGATGCCGGCGGGGGAGTCGATCAACACCCGATCGAAGCCCTCCTCCTCGATCAGCAGGCGGACGGTCTCCTGCATGCGCTCCTCGCTCAGGGCGCTCTTGTCCTTCGTCTGCGAGGCGGCGACCAGGTGCAGGTTGTCCACCCGCTTGTCGCGGATCAACGCCTGCTTGAGTTTGCATTCGCCCTCGAAGACGTCGATCAGGTCGTACACGACGCGACCCTCGAGGCCCATCACCACGTCCAGGTTGCGGAGGCCGACGTCGGTGTCGATCACCACGACCTTCTCCCCCGCCTTCGCGAGGGCCGCCCCGACGTTGGCGGTGGTGGTGGTCTTGCCGACGCCCCCTTTGCCGGACGTCACGACGATCGCTTTTGCGTCCACTCGGTGTCCTCCCTCGGCGCGACGCGGTCCGCGCACGCCCCATGCTGCGCAACGAGCGTACCACGCGCATGCGGCACCCCCGAACCGGGGGGATCCCGCGTGGCGGCCGCTGCGGCCGCCCCTCAGGCGTCCTGGAGGTTCGCGAACTTCGCCAACAGCTTCTTCGCGCCCGCGCCGTCGAAGACGACCGTCAACTGCGCCTTGGGGCCCTCGCCGGACACGCCGACGATCGTCCCGACCCCGTACTTCGGGTGGCGCACCTTCTCCCCGCCGCGGTACGTCCGCACCTCGCCCCCGGGCGTCTCCACCTTCGTCTGCGTCGCGCCCCACGTCACCTTCGGGCGCAGCGGCGTCCGGCCCGGCTTCGCGAGCGGCTGCCCGAACGCGTCGATCTCCTCCAGGTCGTCGCGCGGGACGTCCTCCAGGAACCGCGACGGGCGCGCCGGTTCGGTTCGCCCGAACGTCATGCGGGTGTCGCAGTGCACCAGGAACAACCGCTCCTGCGCGCGGGTGACGCCGACGTACGCCAGGCGCCGTTCCTCCTCGACCTCCTGCAGGCTCGTGGTGGCGCCCCGGTGCGGGAGCAACCCCTCCTCGAGCCCGACCAGGAACACGACCGGGAACTCCAGGCCCTTGGCGTTGTGCAGCGTCATGAGCGTCACCGCGTCGTCGGGCGCGTCGCCGTCGTTCACCGCGGCGACCGCGCGGTCGTCGACCGACGCCATCAACGCCGCCTCGTCCAGGAACTCCTGGATCGTCCCGCCCTCCTGCGCCTCCCACTCCTCGACGGCGCTCGCGAGCTCCCCGAGGTTCTCCAGCCGCCCCTGCGCCTCGACGCCCGCCTCCTGCCGCAGCGCGGCGACCATCCCGCTGGCGTCCAGCATGTGCGCGACGAACTGGCCGGCGGGCAGCGTCTCCGCCGCCTCCGCCAGGTCCCGCATCAACGCCTGGAACCCCGCCACCTTCTTCTCCGCCGCGGTGCCCCCCAGCACCTCCTCGTGCCGCCGGACCGCCTCGGAGAAGGCGATCCCCTGGCGCGCGGCGAAGCCGGCGAGCTTGCCTTCGCTCGTGCCGCCGATCCCGCGCTTGGGCCGGTTCAGGATGCGCCGCCACGACACGTCGTCCGCCGGGTTCAACGCCGCCC
Proteins encoded in this region:
- a CDS encoding diacylglycerol kinase family lipid kinase, with the translated sequence MLHVVVNPVAGRGRARAAWPKVRAGLEAAGVAFEVHVTTGPHHATRLAAATPDGATVVAVGGDGTAHEVARGLLGSDRMLGLVPVGSGDDVAHALGLPRGDADAALRALLHGRTRTIDTGVCNGEPFLNALGVGLDAEVGRLVHRAPRPLRGVGAYLWAVAVALRRHDVGRMRVGIVDGAGGTERTVHDGPALLVSTQNGPRTGGSFRFAPMAAVDDGRLDLIVAGDLTRRGTLALLPRAMAGRHLHHPRVAHHAVHRVRIDAATPRTWHADGEAFPPATSFAIEVRPASLRVRAP
- a CDS encoding rhomboid family intramembrane serine protease, coding for MLPVRDRNPAPGPAPVTRLLILLNVAAFLVQIRLLGAGPALTLMEVGAFVPQRFLADPIGFAPSLLLHAFLHADPLHLAGNLFFLAVFGDDVEVRLGHGRYLAFYLAGAVVAAGVHAAFEPSGWRPLVGASGAIGALLAAYVVWFPRSGVQAYVFVLAPLWWALRLVGRPPHFYLWWLPAWGYVGWWAVVQGWQASGTLAVRDVAAPGVAWWAHVGGFAFGLAVAALARRRRSAG
- the raiA gene encoding ribosome-associated translation inhibitor RaiA is translated as MKIYQTIGRNIDVTDAMRTYAEDKLQKLDKFSDQIVDAKVVMSYNDRVGGQPAKVEVQINVANAVVRAEERAVDHYAAVDVVVDKLERQLKKVKGRQEAKRDDAKPVEPPPPAPVEGEDEEDPPRIVRTKRHVLRPMAPEDAAMEMEALGHDFYVFRNLDTDAVSVLYLRDDGHYGVIEPA
- a CDS encoding helix-turn-helix domain-containing protein; translation: MPTRCPSADPSHPTQRAICVLQEKWVLHIVHALLDGPRGFNELGRDVGGCNPTTLRQRLVALQDVGLVTRHGGEEGAARATYALTPAGEGLRDVIAAIHTWSLQHLHSTRGPRPAPTDVGRGPVQRRPAGPPTHEGVGAPIAVEAAGTTDGS
- a CDS encoding response regulator, with the translated sequence MDAPAGGRPGADPAGGSGDAPVQLLVAAPSHEHDLLDVLLSTEAFALTFTASAEAALAHLKDATPDAVLVALDLPDLPGDEVVRRLREVPRLERVAVVLYGDGDGAAGLSPDAHARADAVGADLLLPRPLAGKGLAARLHAQRGGTAQPTPRGRGEGGGGRPPDAPAGDGPDPLPDDPEAWARALRAARAREAELRARIAELERRNAALLDALDAQEQADDPPRGPRLGRRGRT
- the minE gene encoding cell division topological specificity factor MinE — translated: MFRLFGGRKKSKDQVKERLKMVLSYDRAKLTPGRMEDLKAELMEVLSKYFPTEETGYDVTLEQQGDRMVMTANLPLEG
- the minD gene encoding septum site-determining protein MinD gives rise to the protein MDAKAIVVTSGKGGVGKTTTTANVGAALAKAGEKVVVIDTDVGLRNLDVVMGLEGRVVYDLIDVFEGECKLKQALIRDKRVDNLHLVAASQTKDKSALSEERMQETVRLLIEEEGFDRVLIDSPAGIESGFQTAASAAGGALVVVNPEVSSVRDADRIIGLLEARGVDEVRLIINRLRPEMVQRGDMLEVDDVLEILGVKLIGIVPEDERILVSTNLGSPASLDEGNQAGNEFRNVARRIAGEEIPYAALEQGSGGFLGGLRRLFGGR